The following proteins are encoded in a genomic region of Deltaproteobacteria bacterium:
- a CDS encoding acetamidase, which produces MTQTPPQVHPIGSAIAVDATLSSTPDTVLWGYIAANLAPALTIQSGQTVEIETLSHQGLVAAKDPEKFFGDYGIAANEVLADAKALYAGMKRPKGASVHVLTGPIYVEGAEPGDALEVRVRDIKFRVPYGVNNTGPGKGVLPKLLAAPSQKLIRLDLERRVALFSDDVQIPLSPFMGIMAVSPPTSLGMVSSTPPGAWGGNIDLKYTGIGSSLFLPVFNRGGQFFTGDGHAVQGDGEVDGGAIEISLKPTLQFVLHKKKHLKQPRVETATDYLTTGLDVDLNVATRVALQEAVDFLQAEKGLTAADAYALCSLAVDLGIGEAVDVVNLVYAKIPKHLFKNNPPFWLD; this is translated from the coding sequence ATGACCCAAACACCGCCCCAAGTTCACCCCATTGGCTCTGCCATTGCCGTTGATGCAACGCTTAGCTCCACCCCCGATACTGTGTTGTGGGGCTACATCGCGGCAAATCTTGCACCGGCGCTAACGATACAGTCCGGACAAACTGTCGAGATAGAAACTTTGTCGCATCAGGGTTTGGTCGCTGCCAAGGACCCGGAAAAGTTTTTTGGCGACTATGGCATCGCCGCCAACGAGGTTCTGGCCGACGCCAAGGCGCTCTACGCCGGCATGAAGCGGCCCAAGGGCGCCAGCGTGCATGTGCTCACCGGACCCATCTACGTTGAGGGCGCCGAGCCCGGCGATGCGTTGGAAGTGCGCGTGCGCGATATCAAGTTTCGCGTGCCCTACGGTGTTAACAACACGGGACCGGGAAAGGGCGTGCTGCCGAAGTTGTTGGCGGCGCCGTCGCAGAAATTGATTCGGCTCGATTTGGAACGGCGCGTGGCGCTGTTCTCTGACGATGTGCAGATCCCGCTGAGCCCATTTATGGGCATCATGGCCGTATCGCCGCCGACCAGCTTGGGGATGGTCTCGTCGACACCGCCAGGGGCGTGGGGCGGCAATATCGACTTGAAGTACACCGGGATCGGTTCGTCGCTGTTTCTGCCGGTCTTCAACCGAGGCGGCCAGTTCTTTACCGGCGACGGTCACGCGGTGCAGGGAGATGGAGAAGTCGACGGCGGGGCGATCGAGATTTCACTCAAACCGACGCTGCAATTTGTTTTGCATAAAAAGAAACACTTGAAGCAGCCACGGGTCGAAACCGCGACCGATTATCTCACCACCGGACTCGATGTCGATCTAAACGTCGCCACGCGCGTCGCGCTGCAGGAAGCGGTGGATTTTCTGCAGGCCGAGAAGGGCTTGACGGCGGCCGATGCCTATGCGCTGTGCAGCTTGGCTGTGGACTTGGGCATTGGCGAAGCGGTCGACGTCGTCAACCTGGTCTACGCCAAGATCCCCAAGCATTTGTTCAAAAACAATCCACCCTTTTGGCTCGATTAA
- a CDS encoding TerC family protein, whose protein sequence is MDSDRLILWIVYNVFVLGMLALDLGVFHRKAHAVSIKEASIWSVVWVTLAMIFNLGIYFYWGQDKALEFLTGYVIEKSLSVDNLFVFLMVFQYFNTPSEYQHRVLFWGILGALILRAIFIATGSALLSNFHWMIYVFGAFLVFTGIKMFFQGDEKIEPEKNPVVRLFSRWVPVVKEYHGQSFFIKRDGKTYATLLMLVLIVVETTDVIFAVDSIPAIFAITSDPFIVYTSNVFAILGLRALYFMLAGVMNMFVYLKVALSFVLCFVGVKMMLVDVYKIPIGISLGVIGSALLLSVIASMMVQRNGLEVVESSDRKPHE, encoded by the coding sequence ATGGATTCGGATCGTTTGATTCTCTGGATTGTTTACAACGTGTTTGTCCTTGGCATGCTCGCCTTGGACCTGGGCGTGTTTCACCGCAAGGCACACGCGGTATCGATCAAGGAAGCGTCGATTTGGAGTGTCGTTTGGGTCACCCTGGCGATGATCTTCAACCTGGGAATTTATTTCTACTGGGGCCAAGACAAGGCGCTGGAGTTTCTCACCGGTTACGTCATCGAAAAGTCGCTCAGCGTCGACAACCTCTTTGTGTTTCTGATGGTCTTTCAGTACTTCAATACGCCGAGCGAGTACCAACACCGGGTGTTATTTTGGGGCATTCTCGGTGCGCTTATTTTGAGAGCGATTTTCATCGCCACCGGCTCGGCGCTGCTGAGCAACTTTCACTGGATGATTTACGTCTTCGGAGCCTTCCTGGTTTTCACCGGCATCAAGATGTTCTTCCAGGGCGATGAGAAAATCGAGCCCGAGAAAAATCCCGTGGTGCGACTCTTCTCGCGCTGGGTGCCGGTCGTCAAGGAGTACCATGGCCAGAGTTTTTTCATCAAACGCGACGGCAAAACCTATGCGACTCTTTTGATGCTGGTGCTGATCGTGGTCGAAACCACTGATGTCATCTTCGCCGTGGACTCGATTCCGGCGATCTTCGCCATCACCTCGGATCCGTTCATCGTCTACACTTCCAATGTGTTCGCGATTCTCGGCCTGCGCGCGCTCTATTTCATGCTCGCCGGTGTCATGAACATGTTCGTCTACTTAAAAGTGGCGCTCTCGTTTGTGCTTTGTTTTGTCGGCGTCAAAATGATGCTGGTGGATGTCTACAAAATACCCATCGGAATTTCGCTCGGCGTTATCGGCAGCGCGCTGCTTCTATCCGTCATTGCTTCGATGATGGTGCAGCGCAACGGCCTGGAAGTCGTCGAGTCGAGCGATCGCAAACCCCACGAATGA